CTCTCTGCCACCTCAATGTAGACCATCTGAGGGTGTCCTCCTGCCTGAAATCCCCCCATGAGGGTCACAGAGACTCAGAACAGGAAGGGACCTAAGGGGTCTGGGCCTGAACATTAATCCCCTCAACAACATATCCCCAAAGTGCTCATTCAGTCTTTAGTTGGAAGACTTACAGCAGAGGGGCTATGGCCATCCACTGCATTTGGGAGAGCCCTGGAAGAGAGCTTTCTCCTCCTGTCAAGCCAAGATGTGCCTTAATGCATCCCCTACCCTGAGAGTCCATTTGGATTTaccttctattttattaaaatgatgaaacaaaagATATACTCAATCCCTGATGTCTCATCTCATTTGCATGGTTCTTGTTaatagaagataaaggaagaagcaTCTTCACCTCTCAAGAGCACCAAACGTCAGCGAGAAAAGGCAACATCAGATACTGAGGAGCCCGAGAGGACCAGTGCCAAGAAGTCCAAAACCCACAGCCCCCAGGTGAGGCCTCTGGGGTGAGCTTGGGCCCTCCTCTCTGCTGGCTGCTTTCTCAGAGAACAGACTCACCCCTGCATCCTGCCTGAGAAGCATTCAGGCTTGCTGGTAGTGACATCCAGGGAGGCCCCCCACATCATCTGCTTCCATCACTTAGAGCACTGTTTTCCAGCCCAGGGAATATGGGTGACCAGTAAATTAACCCCCAGCCTCAGCCTGGCAGCTCAGGGAGCCAGGAATGAAAAGACCAGGATGCAAGGTAGAGGAAGAAAGCGAAGAGTCCATTTTTAAGTTAATAGTAAGGATTTGGGGTAGTAAAATTTTTGCAAACTGGTAAAAATGTGTTTTGAGCATCAGTTTGAGAAGTAGTGCCTTCTAGAGCAGTTCCCTCCCCTAGTAGATTGACCCCAAGGTGGGTGGTCTTGGGAATACAGCCCAGCATAACAGGCTGGGAACTAGCTGAGGAGCACACACTCCCAGGGCCAGCCAGGTCTGCCCTAAGACAGGAATTTGGTGTAGTGATCTTGAGCAGCTCCTGGCAGCGTGGGGAGCAGTCATCAGGAAGGACGtcacctcccttttctctttgccCTGTAGGAGATCAGCCGGCCCAACTCTCCATCGGAAGgcgagggagaaggagagagttcGGACAGTCGCAGTGTTAATGATGAAGGGAGCAGTGATCCCAAGGACATTGACCAAGACAATCGCAGCACGTCCCCCAGCATCCCCAGCCCTCAGGACAATGAGAGTGACTCAGACTCCTCTGCCCAACAGCAAGTGGTGCAGGCTTCTGGCGGCCCTGCCCAGGCTGCCCCCTCCACTCCTCCAGGGGCAACTCAGCTCCCGACTCCAGTACCGACAGTGGCCAGTGCTGCATCAGCCCCCCCTCAGGTTTCACCATCAGTAGCTCAGCCACCCGGCCAGCCTCAGGCCCCCATTCCATCTCCAGCCCACTCCCATATCCAACAGGCCCCAGCTCTGCATCCACAAAGACTTCCTTCCCCACACCCACCTTTGCAGCCCTTGAGCGTAGCACAGAATCAGCCACAGGCTGCTGCCTCATCCCAGTCTCATCCACAGCCTCCCCTTCATGGCCAGGTGCCCCCTGGACCTCATAGCCTGCAGGCACAGCCTCTCTTGCCACACCCAGGACCGCCACAACCTTTCCCCCTTGCCCCTCAGTCTTCTCAGTCTCAGGTTCCACTCCCAGCAACACAAGCTTCTGCCCATCCTCATGGCTCATTACAGGTTCAAGCCTCCCAGCCGTCCCTACAGCCTCCTCAGCCCCCAAGAGAACAGCCACTTCCTCCTGCACCTATGGCAATGCCTCATATCAAACCCCCTCCCACGACCCCTATCCCACAGCTGCCCACCCCACAATCCCACAAGCACCCACCACATCTCTCAGGACCTTCTCCGTTCTCCATGAACTccaacctgccccctcctcctgctTTGAAGCCCCTGAGTTCACTGTCCACACATCACCCCCCCTCAGCTCACCCACCTCCTTTACAGCTGATGCCCCAGAGTCAGCCGCTTCAGTCATCTCCAGCTCAGCCCCCAGTTCTGACTCAAAGCCAGAGCCTCCCACCAGTAGCCAGCCATCCCCCCTCAGGCCTTCACCAGGTCCCCCcccagcctccattttctcagcaCCCCTTTGTGCCTGGGGGGCCCCCTCCCATCACTCCTCCATCCTGCccttccacctccacccccccatCCGGGCCAAGTGCTCCATCCCAGCCATCCTGTTCCACGCCTGGGACCTCTAGTGGAAGTGTCCCTGTAGTGACCTCCTGCACCATCCCACCCATCCAGATCAAGGAGGAGGCACCTGATGAAACAGAGGAGCCTGaaagtccccctcccccaccccgaagCCCTTCCCCTGAACCCACTGTAGTGGACACACCAAGCCACGCCAGCCAGTCTGCAAGGTAAGGGCACCTGCTAGGAGGGAGGGTTCTGTTGCTTTACCAGGTCAAGGTCAGCACTGAGAAAGCTTTGCTTAAACCATTTCACCTCAGCCCTTCTCACCAGGTAGACATCCTGAGCTGCGACATGCCCAGGCTGGCCACAGCTCCCCCGGCCAGGCATGGATCTCGTGGCTTCTTAGATAAGCTAAGGGGAGGATGACACATTCTCTTTGTCAGCgagttctggtcctgccctgaATCCTGGAGAAATCCTCCTTCACAGAcacttctattctcttctctaaGGAGTCTTTGGTCCCTTCCAGATTCTACAAACACTTGGACCGGGGCTACAACTCATGTGCACGAACTGACCTTTACTTCATGCCCCTGTCGGGATCCAAACTTgccaagaagagggaggaggcaaTTGAAAAGGCCAAACGAGAGGCAGAACAGAAGGCGCGAGAAGAGAGGGAacgagaaaaggagaaagaaaaagagcgaGAGCGTGAACGGGAGCGAGAACGAGAAGCAGAGAGAGCCGCGGTGAGTCTTTGTCCTTCTGAGAAATCCCCAGCCGGCCTGAGAGGGCAGGGGAGATGACCACTGGGATGAGGCCCGTGTGCAGAGGGCCCACGTCCCAGGGCTAGCAGCCTACAGAGCCAGGTGACCTAGCGGagagaattctggacttggaatcgTGGAGGTCTGCGTTCACAGCCCACTGCTGACGAGCATGTGATTGACTCATtcgtaaagtggggataataagtGTGGGGTTCCTCCGTCACAGGATCGTTGTGAGGTGCGGATGAGAGCATGTAGGCCAGGTGCTTTGTAGACCTGAAAAAGCATTCCCTAAATGGCAGTGATTATCAGCATCCTTATGATTATTTGGGGAGAACCTAGAAGAATAGATTTTCATCAGTCATATAGACTTTCAGTCTATTTATCCCCAAATCATTTCTGATTTCATTAGTAGCATGGTTTAGGGGGCTGTTACAGGTTGAAAGGGGGTGAAGCATGGTACGCTGAGGCAGAGTGACCATCACAAGAGATTCTCCTCTGCTTTCTTCTGTGCCCATGACCCCAGGGTAGGGTTTGTCCCCACTTCCCTCTTTGGTGCCCTCCTTATTTCCCTCAGTGACTTTCCTTGACTGGACCAGAGGCTGACAGGCCCAGGCTTGGCACTTGCCATTCTGGCTCCCAGGGCATGCTGTCTGGCTCTCAAGGAAGCTCCCAAATGCGTATGAGAGCATGCAGAGCGTGTTCCTGGGCGAGGATCCCCATTGCTCTCTGTGGTTGGTCTGGTTTTGTGCTCACTCCAGTTGAAGTTTTTTATGTCAATTAAcgtcctcctcccttttcctgtAGCAGAAGGCATCCAGCTCCTCCCATGAAAGCCGACTTAGCGACTCTCAGCTTAGCGGACCTGCCCACATGCGACCATCCTTTGAACCACCCCCAACCACTATCGCTGCTGTCCCCCCCTACATCGGGCCTGACACACCCGCACTTCGGACTCTCAGTGAATATGCGCGGCCCCATGTGATGTCACCTACCAACCGCAATCATCCTTTCTTTGTTCCCCTCAACCCCACTGATCCCCTCCTGGCCTATCACATGCCTGGCCTCTACAATGTGGATCCCACAATCCGGGAGCGGGAACTCCGAGAGCGAGAGATCCGGGAACGGGAGATCCGGGAACGCGAGCTCCGGGAGAGGATGAAGCCAGGGTTTGAGGTGAAGCCTCCCGAGTTGGATGCCCTGCACCCAGCCACCAACCCCATGGAGCATTTTGCTCGGCATGGTGCCCTCACAATACCCCCTACTGCAGGACCTCACCCTTTTGCTTCCTTCCACCCGGGGCTGAACCCCCTGGAGAGGGAGAGACTTGCCCTGGCTGGTCCCCAGCTGCGGCCTGAAATGAGCTACCCTGATAGACTGGCAGCCGAGAGAATCCATGCTGAGCGGATGGCCTCGCTGACTAATGACCCCCTGGCACGGCTCCAGATGTTTAATGTGACCCCCCATCACCATCAGCACTCACACATACACTCGCATCTTCATCTCCATCA
This Trichosurus vulpecula isolate mTriVul1 chromosome 2, mTriVul1.pri, whole genome shotgun sequence DNA region includes the following protein-coding sequences:
- the RERE gene encoding arginine-glutamic acid dipeptide repeats protein isoform X2 encodes the protein MTADKEKDKDKEKDRDRDRDREREKRDKTRESENSRPRRSCTLEGGAKNYAESDHSEDEDNDNNSATTEESAKKNKKKPPKKKSRYERTDTGEITSFITEDDVVYRPGDCVYIESRRPNTPYFICSIQDFKLVHNSQACCRSPTPALCDPPACSLPVASQPPHHLTEAGRGPVGSKRDHLLMNVKWYYRQSEVPDSVYQHLVQDRHNENDSGRELVITDPVIKNRELFISDYVDTYHAAALRGKCNISHFSDIFAAREFKARVDSFFYILGYNPETRRLNSTQGEIRVGPSHQAKLPELQPFPSPDGDTVTQHEELVWMPGVNDCDLLMYLRAARSMAAFAGMCDGGSTEDGCVAASRDDTTLNALNTLHESNYDAGKALQRLVKKPVPKLIEKCWTEDEVKRFIKGLRQYGKNFFRIRKELLPNKETGELITFYYYWKKTPEAASSRAHRRHRRQAVFRRIKTRTASTPVNTPSRPPSSEFLDLSSASEDDFDSEDSEQELKGYACRHCFTTTSKDWHHGGRENILLCTDCRIHFKKYGELPPIEKPVDPPPFMFKPVKEEEDGLSGKHSMRTRRSRGSMSTLRSGRKKQPASPDGRASPINEDIRSSGRNSPSAASTSSNDSKADSVKKSTKKIKEEASSPLKSTKRQREKATSDTEEPERTSAKKSKTHSPQEISRPNSPSEGEGEGESSDSRSVNDEGSSDPKDIDQDNRSTSPSIPSPQDNESDSDSSAQQQVVQASGGPAQAAPSTPPGATQLPTPVPTVASAASAPPQVSPSVAQPPGQPQAPIPSPAHSHIQQAPALHPQRLPSPHPPLQPLSVAQNQPQAAASSQSHPQPPLHGQVPPGPHSLQAQPLLPHPGPPQPFPLAPQSSQSQVPLPATQASAHPHGSLQVQASQPSLQPPQPPREQPLPPAPMAMPHIKPPPTTPIPQLPTPQSHKHPPHLSGPSPFSMNSNLPPPPALKPLSSLSTHHPPSAHPPPLQLMPQSQPLQSSPAQPPVLTQSQSLPPVASHPPSGLHQVPPQPPFSQHPFVPGGPPPITPPSCPSTSTPPSGPSAPSQPSCSTPGTSSGSVPVVTSCTIPPIQIKEEAPDETEEPESPPPPPRSPSPEPTVVDTPSHASQSARFYKHLDRGYNSCARTDLYFMPLSGSKLAKKREEAIEKAKREAEQKAREEREREKEKEKEREREREREREAERAAKASSSSHESRLSDSQLSGPAHMRPSFEPPPTTIAAVPPYIGPDTPALRTLSEYARPHVMSPTNRNHPFFVPLNPTDPLLAYHMPGLYNVDPTIRERELREREIREREIRERELRERMKPGFEVKPPELDALHPATNPMEHFARHGALTIPPTAGPHPFASFHPGLNPLERERLALAGPQLRPEMSYPDRLAAERIHAERMASLTNDPLARLQMFNVTPHHHQHSHIHSHLHLHQQDPLHQGSAGPVHPLVDPLAAGPHLARFPYPPGTLPNPLLGQPPHEHEMLRHPVFGTPYPRDLPGAIPPPMSAAHQLQAMHAQSAELQRLAMEQQWLHGHPHMHGGHLPSQEDYYSRLKKEGDKQL
- the RERE gene encoding arginine-glutamic acid dipeptide repeats protein isoform X1, which codes for MTADKEKDKDKEKDRDRDRDREREKRDKTRESENSRPRRSCTLEGGAKNYAESDHSEDEDNDNNSATTEESAKKNKKKPPKKKSRYERTDTGEITSFITEDDVVYRPGDCVYIESRRPNTPYFICSIQDFKLVHNSQACCRSPTPALCDPPACSLPVASQPPHHLTEAGRGPVGSKRDHLLMNVKWYYRQSEVPDSVYQHLVQDRHNENDSGRELVITDPVIKNRELFISDYVDTYHAAALRGKCNISHFSDIFAAREFKARVDSFFYILGYNPETRRLNSTQGEIRVGPSHQAKLPELQPFPSPDGDTVTQHEELVWMPGVNDCDLLMYLRAARSMAAFAGMCDGGSTEDGCVAASRDDTTLNALNTLHESNYDAGKALQRLVKKPVPKLIEKCWTEDEVKRFIKGLRQYGKNFFRIRKELLPNKETGELITFYYYWKKTPEAASSRAHRRHRRQAVFRRIKTRTASTPVNTPSRPPSSEFLDLSSASEDDFDSEDSEQELKGYACRHCFTTTSKDWHHGGRENILLCTDCRIHFKKYGELPPIEKPVDPPPFMFKPVKEEEDGLSGKHSMRTRRSRGSMSTLRSGRKKQPASPDGRASPINEDIRSSGRNSPSAASTSSNDSKADSVKKSTKKIKEEASSPLKSTKRQREKATSDTEEPERTSAKKSKTHSPQEISRPNSPSEGEGEGESSDSRSVNDEGSSDPKDIDQDNRSTSPSIPSPQDNESDSDSSAQQQVVQASGGPAQAAPSTPPGATQLPTPVPTVASAASAPPQVSPSVAQPPGQPQAPIPSPAHSHIQQAPALHPQRLPSPHPPLQPLSVAQNQPQAAASSQSHPQPPLHGQVPPGPHSLQAQPLLPHPGPPQPFPLAPQSSQSQVPLPATQASAHPHGSLQVQASQPSLQPPQPPREQPLPPAPMAMPHIKPPPTTPIPQLPTPQSHKHPPHLSGPSPFSMNSNLPPPPALKPLSSLSTHHPPSAHPPPLQLMPQSQPLQSSPAQPPVLTQSQSLPPVASHPPSGLHQVPPQPPFSQHPFVPGGPPPITPPSCPSTSTPPSGPSAPSQPSCSTPGTSSGSVPVVTSCTIPPIQIKEEAPDETEEPESPPPPPRSPSPEPTVVDTPSHASQSARFYKHLDRGYNSCARTDLYFMPLSGSKLAKKREEAIEKAKREAEQKAREEREREKEKEKEREREREREREAERAAQKASSSSHESRLSDSQLSGPAHMRPSFEPPPTTIAAVPPYIGPDTPALRTLSEYARPHVMSPTNRNHPFFVPLNPTDPLLAYHMPGLYNVDPTIRERELREREIREREIRERELRERMKPGFEVKPPELDALHPATNPMEHFARHGALTIPPTAGPHPFASFHPGLNPLERERLALAGPQLRPEMSYPDRLAAERIHAERMASLTNDPLARLQMFNVTPHHHQHSHIHSHLHLHQQDPLHQGSAGPVHPLVDPLAAGPHLARFPYPPGTLPNPLLGQPPHEHEMLRHPVFGTPYPRDLPGAIPPPMSAAHQLQAMHAQSAELQRLAMEQQWLHGHPHMHGGHLPSQEDYYSRLKKEGDKQL
- the RERE gene encoding arginine-glutamic acid dipeptide repeats protein isoform X3, with protein sequence MTADKEKDKDKEKDRDRDRDREREKRDKTRESENSRPRRSCTLEGGAKNYAESDHSEDEDNDNNSATTEESAKKNKKKPPKKKSRYERTDTGEITSFITEDDVVYRPGDCVYIESRRPNTPYFICSIQDFKLSKRDHLLMNVKWYYRQSEVPDSVYQHLVQDRHNENDSGRELVITDPVIKNRELFISDYVDTYHAAALRGKCNISHFSDIFAAREFKARVDSFFYILGYNPETRRLNSTQGEIRVGPSHQAKLPELQPFPSPDGDTVTQHEELVWMPGVNDCDLLMYLRAARSMAAFAGMCDGGSTEDGCVAASRDDTTLNALNTLHESNYDAGKALQRLVKKPVPKLIEKCWTEDEVKRFIKGLRQYGKNFFRIRKELLPNKETGELITFYYYWKKTPEAASSRAHRRHRRQAVFRRIKTRTASTPVNTPSRPPSSEFLDLSSASEDDFDSEDSEQELKGYACRHCFTTTSKDWHHGGRENILLCTDCRIHFKKYGELPPIEKPVDPPPFMFKPVKEEEDGLSGKHSMRTRRSRGSMSTLRSGRKKQPASPDGRASPINEDIRSSGRNSPSAASTSSNDSKADSVKKSTKKIKEEASSPLKSTKRQREKATSDTEEPERTSAKKSKTHSPQEISRPNSPSEGEGEGESSDSRSVNDEGSSDPKDIDQDNRSTSPSIPSPQDNESDSDSSAQQQVVQASGGPAQAAPSTPPGATQLPTPVPTVASAASAPPQVSPSVAQPPGQPQAPIPSPAHSHIQQAPALHPQRLPSPHPPLQPLSVAQNQPQAAASSQSHPQPPLHGQVPPGPHSLQAQPLLPHPGPPQPFPLAPQSSQSQVPLPATQASAHPHGSLQVQASQPSLQPPQPPREQPLPPAPMAMPHIKPPPTTPIPQLPTPQSHKHPPHLSGPSPFSMNSNLPPPPALKPLSSLSTHHPPSAHPPPLQLMPQSQPLQSSPAQPPVLTQSQSLPPVASHPPSGLHQVPPQPPFSQHPFVPGGPPPITPPSCPSTSTPPSGPSAPSQPSCSTPGTSSGSVPVVTSCTIPPIQIKEEAPDETEEPESPPPPPRSPSPEPTVVDTPSHASQSARFYKHLDRGYNSCARTDLYFMPLSGSKLAKKREEAIEKAKREAEQKAREEREREKEKEKEREREREREREAERAAQKASSSSHESRLSDSQLSGPAHMRPSFEPPPTTIAAVPPYIGPDTPALRTLSEYARPHVMSPTNRNHPFFVPLNPTDPLLAYHMPGLYNVDPTIRERELREREIREREIRERELRERMKPGFEVKPPELDALHPATNPMEHFARHGALTIPPTAGPHPFASFHPGLNPLERERLALAGPQLRPEMSYPDRLAAERIHAERMASLTNDPLARLQMFNVTPHHHQHSHIHSHLHLHQQDPLHQGSAGPVHPLVDPLAAGPHLARFPYPPGTLPNPLLGQPPHEHEMLRHPVFGTPYPRDLPGAIPPPMSAAHQLQAMHAQSAELQRLAMEQQWLHGHPHMHGGHLPSQEDYYSRLKKEGDKQL
- the RERE gene encoding arginine-glutamic acid dipeptide repeats protein isoform X5; protein product: MNVKWYYRQSEVPDSVYQHLVQDRHNENDSGRELVITDPVIKNRELFISDYVDTYHAAALRGKCNISHFSDIFAAREFKARVDSFFYILGYNPETRRLNSTQGEIRVGPSHQAKLPELQPFPSPDGDTVTQHEELVWMPGVNDCDLLMYLRAARSMAAFAGMCDGGSTEDGCVAASRDDTTLNALNTLHESNYDAGKALQRLVKKPVPKLIEKCWTEDEVKRFIKGLRQYGKNFFRIRKELLPNKETGELITFYYYWKKTPEAASSRAHRRHRRQAVFRRIKTRTASTPVNTPSRPPSSEFLDLSSASEDDFDSEDSEQELKGYACRHCFTTTSKDWHHGGRENILLCTDCRIHFKKYGELPPIEKPVDPPPFMFKPVKEEEDGLSGKHSMRTRRSRGSMSTLRSGRKKQPASPDGRASPINEDIRSSGRNSPSAASTSSNDSKADSVKKSTKKIKEEASSPLKSTKRQREKATSDTEEPERTSAKKSKTHSPQEISRPNSPSEGEGEGESSDSRSVNDEGSSDPKDIDQDNRSTSPSIPSPQDNESDSDSSAQQQVVQASGGPAQAAPSTPPGATQLPTPVPTVASAASAPPQVSPSVAQPPGQPQAPIPSPAHSHIQQAPALHPQRLPSPHPPLQPLSVAQNQPQAAASSQSHPQPPLHGQVPPGPHSLQAQPLLPHPGPPQPFPLAPQSSQSQVPLPATQASAHPHGSLQVQASQPSLQPPQPPREQPLPPAPMAMPHIKPPPTTPIPQLPTPQSHKHPPHLSGPSPFSMNSNLPPPPALKPLSSLSTHHPPSAHPPPLQLMPQSQPLQSSPAQPPVLTQSQSLPPVASHPPSGLHQVPPQPPFSQHPFVPGGPPPITPPSCPSTSTPPSGPSAPSQPSCSTPGTSSGSVPVVTSCTIPPIQIKEEAPDETEEPESPPPPPRSPSPEPTVVDTPSHASQSARFYKHLDRGYNSCARTDLYFMPLSGSKLAKKREEAIEKAKREAEQKAREEREREKEKEKEREREREREREAERAAQKASSSSHESRLSDSQLSGPAHMRPSFEPPPTTIAAVPPYIGPDTPALRTLSEYARPHVMSPTNRNHPFFVPLNPTDPLLAYHMPGLYNVDPTIRERELREREIREREIRERELRERMKPGFEVKPPELDALHPATNPMEHFARHGALTIPPTAGPHPFASFHPGLNPLERERLALAGPQLRPEMSYPDRLAAERIHAERMASLTNDPLARLQMFNVTPHHHQHSHIHSHLHLHQQDPLHQGSAGPVHPLVDPLAAGPHLARFPYPPGTLPNPLLGQPPHEHEMLRHPVFGTPYPRDLPGAIPPPMSAAHQLQAMHAQSAELQRLAMEQQWLHGHPHMHGGHLPSQEDYYSRLKKEGDKQL
- the RERE gene encoding arginine-glutamic acid dipeptide repeats protein isoform X4; translation: MDDPFSPCRRLNSTQGEIRVGPSHQAKLPELQPFPSPDGDTVTQHEELVWMPGVNDCDLLMYLRAARSMAAFAGMCDGGSTEDGCVAASRDDTTLNALNTLHESNYDAGKALQRLVKKPVPKLIEKCWTEDEVKRFIKGLRQYGKNFFRIRKELLPNKETGELITFYYYWKKTPEAASSRAHRRHRRQAVFRRIKTRTASTPVNTPSRPPSSEFLDLSSASEDDFDSEDSEQELKGYACRHCFTTTSKDWHHGGRENILLCTDCRIHFKKYGELPPIEKPVDPPPFMFKPVKEEEDGLSGKHSMRTRRSRGSMSTLRSGRKKQPASPDGRASPINEDIRSSGRNSPSAASTSSNDSKADSVKKSTKKIKEEASSPLKSTKRQREKATSDTEEPERTSAKKSKTHSPQEISRPNSPSEGEGEGESSDSRSVNDEGSSDPKDIDQDNRSTSPSIPSPQDNESDSDSSAQQQVVQASGGPAQAAPSTPPGATQLPTPVPTVASAASAPPQVSPSVAQPPGQPQAPIPSPAHSHIQQAPALHPQRLPSPHPPLQPLSVAQNQPQAAASSQSHPQPPLHGQVPPGPHSLQAQPLLPHPGPPQPFPLAPQSSQSQVPLPATQASAHPHGSLQVQASQPSLQPPQPPREQPLPPAPMAMPHIKPPPTTPIPQLPTPQSHKHPPHLSGPSPFSMNSNLPPPPALKPLSSLSTHHPPSAHPPPLQLMPQSQPLQSSPAQPPVLTQSQSLPPVASHPPSGLHQVPPQPPFSQHPFVPGGPPPITPPSCPSTSTPPSGPSAPSQPSCSTPGTSSGSVPVVTSCTIPPIQIKEEAPDETEEPESPPPPPRSPSPEPTVVDTPSHASQSARFYKHLDRGYNSCARTDLYFMPLSGSKLAKKREEAIEKAKREAEQKAREEREREKEKEKEREREREREREAERAAQKASSSSHESRLSDSQLSGPAHMRPSFEPPPTTIAAVPPYIGPDTPALRTLSEYARPHVMSPTNRNHPFFVPLNPTDPLLAYHMPGLYNVDPTIRERELREREIREREIRERELRERMKPGFEVKPPELDALHPATNPMEHFARHGALTIPPTAGPHPFASFHPGLNPLERERLALAGPQLRPEMSYPDRLAAERIHAERMASLTNDPLARLQMFNVTPHHHQHSHIHSHLHLHQQDPLHQGSAGPVHPLVDPLAAGPHLARFPYPPGTLPNPLLGQPPHEHEMLRHPVFGTPYPRDLPGAIPPPMSAAHQLQAMHAQSAELQRLAMEQQWLHGHPHMHGGHLPSQEDYYSRLKKEGDKQL